TGGATCGCCATGGGCGCGGCCATCCGCGCCATCGTCGCGGGCGAGAACCTGACCAACGCCGCCCTGGACGCCGGCTTCTCGAGCTCGGCCCACTTCAGCGCGGCGTTCCGCGAGATGTTCGGCATGGAGCCTTCGAGACTGTCAGGCGGCCGGCTCGCCGCGTAACCCCTGAGGAACATTTGCGGCGAACGCTTGAACTGGCGCCGGCGCCGGTGGAAAGGCGATTGTCGACCACCTTCGCGCGGAGTCTTCGTGAAGCCCAATCTGCTCGCCGGCCTCGCCGCGCTCACCGTCATGACCTGCCTTGGCCAGGCCGCCTCGAGCGCCGTCGAGGAACCGGCCTATCCCGAGGGCTACCGCCGCTGGACCCACGTATTGAGCGGTGTCTCGAACGCCAATTTCAACCGCTATGAAGGCCTGCACAATATCTACGCCAACCCGAAGGCCGTCGAGGGCTACAAGTCCTCGGGCGCCTTTCCGGACGGGTCGGTCATCGTCTTCGATCTGTTCGAGGTGGTGGACAAGGGCGGCGCGACCGTCGCCACCAGGCGCAAGTTCATCGATGTCATGGTCAAGGACAGCGAGCGCTACGCCGCGACCGGGGGCTGGGGCTACACCGAGTTCCTGGGCGAGAGCCGCACGGAGCGCGGCTTCACCCAGGATAAGGCCCCAAGCTGCCACGCCTGCCACCTGGCCAAGGCGGGCCACGACGCGGTCTTCACCCGCTTCAAGGATTGATCAGCCGATCGGACCCAGGGTCTCGTCGAACAGGCCCCGCATGACGCGCCAGCTCCGATGATCGGCCGCCTCGTCATAGCCGAAGCCCGGAAGGCCCATGGCGTCCACCTCCCGATTGGTGAAACTGTGCCCGACCCCGCCCAGCAACAGCATCTGCCAGTCGGCGCCGGCGGCGCTCATCTCGGCCGCGAAGGTCTCACGGTCGGCGGCGCTGATGATCGGGTCCTCCGACCCCAGGCAGACCATGACCTTGCCCTTGATCGCCCCCTTGGCCGCCGGCGTCGACGTGCCGAGGCCGGAGTGGAACCCGATGACGCAGGGCACGTCGGCGCCGCTGCGCGCCAGCTCCAGCACCGTGGTCCCGCCAAAGCAGAAGCCGATGGCCGCGGTCCGAGCGGCGTCCACGTTTGGCTGGGCCCGCAGCACCTCCAGCGCCGTGCGCGCCCGGCCCTGCAGGGTCGGCAGGTCGCCCATCAGGCCGGTGATGGTGGCCATGGCCTGCTCCCGGCTCTCGATGGGATAGCCGAAGGTGTCCATGGCGAAGGCCACATAGCCCAGCTCGGCCAGCATCTGGGCCCGCTGTCTGGGATGGCCGGTCATGCCGCCGCCCTCGTGGGCCACC
This genomic stretch from Phenylobacterium sp. LH3H17 harbors:
- a CDS encoding cytochrome P460 family protein, which codes for MKPNLLAGLAALTVMTCLGQAASSAVEEPAYPEGYRRWTHVLSGVSNANFNRYEGLHNIYANPKAVEGYKSSGAFPDGSVIVFDLFEVVDKGGATVATRRKFIDVMVKDSERYAATGGWGYTEFLGESRTERGFTQDKAPSCHACHLAKAGHDAVFTRFKD
- a CDS encoding dienelactone hydrolase family protein, translating into MDMQAIVYEFGGKSFTGYLADGSRGKPTAGVLVAHEGGGMTGHPRQRAQMLAELGYVAFAMDTFGYPIESREQAMATITGLMGDLPTLQGRARTALEVLRAQPNVDAARTAAIGFCFGGTTVLELARSGADVPCVIGFHSGLGTSTPAAKGAIKGKVMVCLGSEDPIISAADRETFAAEMSAAGADWQMLLLGGVGHSFTNREVDAMGLPGFGYDEAADHRSWRVMRGLFDETLGPIG